A DNA window from Candidatus Protochlamydia naegleriophila contains the following coding sequences:
- a CDS encoding HAD-IIB family hydrolase, protein MAKRRTKRNVTLPIKEFFPMFFHPVQGIIALDIDGTVTAEAEHIPPDVIQFLHSLYQKGWQVIFITGRPFQWGMRSLQRLPFPYAVAVQNGALLVEMPAEKILARKYLSHADISNMEVICSQHHTDFVVYGGYENQDHCYYRPKKFPSNVLEYVQKRTAQLGEKWQPMQTFEHLPTSSFASFKCFAKERAAFLLSEQIEQELALHAPLIRDPFSTDYFVVQVTHPDATKGAALKEYVKLKGIKTPVIAAGDDLNDYSLLKAATIKIAMSNAPQKLLSIADIVAPPASEQGIIEGLTKALTHLSQNKGGSHG, encoded by the coding sequence ATGGCAAAACGTCGAACAAAGCGAAATGTAACACTACCCATAAAAGAGTTTTTTCCTATGTTTTTTCACCCTGTTCAGGGAATTATCGCCTTGGATATCGATGGTACGGTAACAGCAGAAGCAGAGCACATTCCTCCCGATGTCATTCAGTTTTTACACTCTCTCTATCAAAAGGGATGGCAAGTTATTTTTATCACAGGACGCCCCTTTCAATGGGGGATGCGTTCGTTGCAAAGGCTTCCCTTTCCCTATGCTGTGGCTGTGCAAAATGGTGCTCTTTTGGTAGAGATGCCGGCAGAGAAAATTTTGGCAAGAAAGTATCTTTCTCATGCGGACATCTCCAATATGGAAGTTATCTGTTCTCAGCACCATACCGATTTCGTGGTCTATGGAGGGTATGAGAATCAAGATCACTGCTATTACCGTCCTAAAAAATTTCCATCTAATGTTTTGGAATACGTGCAAAAGCGGACGGCCCAACTTGGTGAAAAATGGCAGCCCATGCAAACCTTTGAGCACTTGCCCACCTCTTCTTTCGCCTCTTTCAAATGCTTTGCCAAAGAACGAGCCGCCTTTTTACTAAGCGAACAGATCGAGCAAGAACTCGCTCTCCATGCTCCGCTCATTCGCGATCCTTTTAGCACCGACTATTTTGTCGTACAAGTCACCCACCCTGACGCAACGAAAGGAGCGGCTTTAAAAGAATATGTGAAGTTAAAAGGGATAAAGACTCCAGTTATAGCCGCCGGTGACGACCTTAACGACTATTCGCTTTTGAAAGCAGCGACAATAAAAATTGCGATGAGCAATGCACCGCAAAAGCTTTTATCGATTGCCGATATCGTGGCTCCTCCTGCCAGTGAACAGGGCATTATTGAAGGCTTGACCAAGGCCTTGACACATCTTTCTCAAAATAAAGGGGGCAGCCATGGTTGA
- the folB gene encoding dihydroneopterin aldolase, with protein MVDRPLATVGGLIIADDGDLFLVRSKKWKDLYSLPGGKVEWGERLEDAFQREVREETGLEITDIRFAFVQECIASPEFWQPRHFVMNDFIAKLDSSCAKTTVVLNDEAYEFIWVQPKEALNLPLHRECRVLIEWYLSHNPFRKPRLGVIGFEHHHVRCKIGVYPHERTQEQDLYFDVKAEIDFATPAATDNVQDTLDYTQLTDLCTKVAQEGGYQLLETLACTIMNRIFALFKVRWVKIRIKKPAAIPSAEYAVIEIEERKEG; from the coding sequence ATGGTTGATCGTCCACTTGCAACCGTTGGCGGATTAATCATTGCCGATGATGGCGATCTTTTTCTTGTTCGTTCGAAAAAATGGAAAGACCTTTATTCATTGCCTGGCGGCAAAGTTGAGTGGGGGGAGCGGCTAGAAGATGCTTTTCAGAGAGAAGTGAGGGAAGAAACTGGGTTGGAAATTACCGATATTCGCTTTGCCTTTGTTCAAGAATGCATTGCCTCTCCTGAGTTTTGGCAGCCTCGACACTTTGTCATGAACGACTTCATTGCCAAATTAGACTCTTCATGCGCTAAAACGACCGTTGTTTTAAACGACGAAGCTTATGAATTTATCTGGGTACAGCCCAAAGAAGCTCTTAATTTACCCCTGCATCGTGAATGTCGCGTGCTCATCGAATGGTATTTGTCTCATAATCCATTTAGAAAGCCTCGCTTGGGAGTCATTGGATTTGAGCACCATCATGTACGCTGTAAAATCGGTGTGTATCCTCATGAACGCACGCAAGAGCAAGATCTCTATTTTGATGTTAAAGCGGAGATTGATTTTGCAACACCTGCCGCCACAGACAATGTTCAAGACACCTTGGACTATACTCAACTGACTGATCTCTGCACAAAAGTGGCTCAAGAAGGCGGCTATCAATTATTAGAAACCCTTGCTTGTACGATCATGAATCGTATCTTTGCGCTTTTCAAAGTTCGATGGGTTAAGATTCGCATTAAGAAACCGGCTGCCATTCCAAGCGCTGAATACGCTGTCATAGAAATTGAAGAGCGCAAGGAGGGATGA
- a CDS encoding SDR family NAD(P)-dependent oxidoreductase: MRVAWTLVTGGAKGLGADLCHTLAKEGYSIAVHYNRSEKEALEVVKHCQAFGVEAVAIQGDFSSLDSLLDFTGRYVKQFPDTRHLINNVGNYLIKSAVLTEVDEWMALFQTNLHTPFVLIKELLPSLTNLKGQIINIGICGLETHQARTYSTAYSMTKAGLLMLTRSLAKELAPQGVRVNMISPGHLSTSINLPEACKLPMGRPATCWEVSRVAAFLLHPDSAYLTGQNIEVAGGVGLS, encoded by the coding sequence ATGAGAGTGGCTTGGACATTGGTGACAGGAGGTGCTAAAGGGCTTGGAGCCGATTTGTGCCATACTCTTGCGAAAGAAGGGTATTCAATTGCCGTCCATTATAACCGAAGTGAAAAAGAGGCCTTGGAAGTAGTAAAGCACTGTCAAGCATTTGGAGTGGAGGCAGTTGCGATTCAAGGCGACTTTTCATCGTTAGACTCCCTTTTGGACTTTACTGGAAGATATGTGAAGCAATTTCCCGATACCCGGCATCTAATCAATAATGTGGGCAACTATTTAATTAAATCGGCTGTTCTGACTGAAGTTGACGAGTGGATGGCTCTATTTCAGACCAATCTTCATACTCCTTTCGTTTTAATTAAAGAGCTTTTGCCTTCTTTGACTAATTTGAAGGGGCAGATTATCAATATTGGGATTTGCGGGCTGGAAACTCATCAGGCTCGAACCTATTCAACGGCTTATAGCATGACCAAGGCTGGTTTATTGATGCTAACGCGTTCACTTGCAAAAGAGCTGGCCCCGCAAGGCGTCCGCGTTAATATGATTTCGCCAGGCCATTTATCGACCTCGATCAACTTGCCGGAGGCTTGCAAGCTTCCCATGGGGCGGCCAGCCACGTGCTGGGAGGTGAGCCGCGTTGCGGCCTTTTTACTTCACCCGGACAGCGCTTATTTAACAGGACAAAACATCGAAGTTGCAGGAGGCGTCGGCTTATCATGA